GAGTCCTGCCAGCGGCATCGCCCCGCGCGAGATGCTGGCGCAAGGCCGTTTTCAACGCGCCGGCGACCTCTGCACCGCGGACGCCGCACAGGCCTACCTATTCCTGTTCGCCTGCGGAGAGGCCGATGTGCCGGCGGCCCTGCGCAACCTGTTCCGCCTGCCCGTTTCCGAACTGGCCGAGAACGAAGTACGCTGCCCGGACAACGACGCCATCGCGCAGGCGCTGGCGCGGCTGGAAAGCCAGCCCGACTTGCCTGACCTGAGCCAGGCGCTGTCTAACGACGCCCCGCCTGACACGGGCAGGATCGCGCCGCGGATAACGCTGCGCCGCGGCGCGCTGCGACGACGCGACAACGACGGGGAAGCCATCGATGCTTGACGCCCAACTCAGCGAAATCCAGTTCCAACTGCTGCTGACCGCGCTGGCAGCCGCCTGCGCGGGCTATGCGCTGCGTGCCTGGCTGGTGGCATGGCTGATGCGGCGGCGCCAGCGCAGGCTGCGCCATTTCCAGCCGCACGCCTATCGTCCGCCGACGCTGGACCTGAAAACCTCCGCCCGTAAGTCCAAACCCTGATGAGCCCGCCCCACGCTCCTGCGGGCCCAAAGCCCCCTCTCTCGCAGCCTCCCGCCGGACTGGGCGGCTGGAGCCTGTATTTCATCCTGAAACTGCTCTTGGAGTGGAAAGGCTCGCTCAGCCTGCACCCGCTACCGAACCTAGCCTTCGCGCTGCTGCTGTTGCTGCCGCTTTCCAAACGCTGGCTGCGGCTGGCGCGTTCCGCGCTGGCCTGGCCGGCCGCCCTCGCCTTGCTTTATTACGATAGCTGGCTGCCGCCGCCGGCCGCACTCTGGCAACAGCTGTCCGAACTGAAGGGCTTCAGCTTCAGTTACCTGGCGGAACTGGCGGGCCGCGTGCTGACGCCGCAGCTATTGACCGGACTGACCATCGCATTGGCCGGCTACCTGCTCATGTCCCGCATCCTTAGGCTGGGCACGCTGGTGATGGCCGCCTTGCTGTTCCTATGCGGACGCCAGCTGTGGCAGGAGAGTAGGCCCGCTCTCCCCATCGCCGCGGTGACCGCCAGCGCAGGCGCGGCCTACGCCGCGCAAACACCTGACCAGCAACTGGACAATTTCTACCGCACCGAACAACAACGCCAGGTGAACTTTCAGGGACCGCTGGCTGATCCCGGCTTTGACGTGCTGCTGCTGCACGTGTGTTCGCTGTCCTGGGACGATCTGAAGGCGATAGGCTTCGACAAACACCCGCTGCTGGACCGCTTCGACATCGTATTCGACCACTTCAACAGCGCCGCCTCCTATAGCGGCCCCGCGGCCCTGAGGGTGCTGCGAGCCAGTTGCGGCCAGCCTCGCCACGCGGCGCTGTACGAATCCGCGCCCGAACAATGCTTCCTGTTCCAGGATTTGGCCAGGCTGGGATTCAAGACCGAGCTCGCCCTCAATCACGACGGCAGTTTCGACAGCTTCCTGCAGCAGGTCAGACACAACGGCCGCATGGAACTGCCGCTGACCTCCCAAAGCGGCGTGCCGGTGGGGCTTCGCGGTTTCGACAGCAGCCCCATCTACAACGACTACGCAATGCTGAGCCGCTGGCTGCAGCTGCGGATGGAGGACGGCAGCCCCCACGTGGCGACCTACTACAACTCCATCAGCCTGCACGACGGCAATCGCATTCCGGAAGCGCCGACTCTGGATACGGACGCCAGCTACAAATACCGCGCCGATCATCTGTTTCGCGATATAGGCCAATTCATCGACCTATTGGAACGCGAGCACCGCAAGACGATACTGCTGCTGGTGCCTGAGCACGGCGCAGCCTTGCGTGGCGACAAGCTGCAATTCAGCGGCTTGCGCGAAATTCCCTCCCCAGGCATCACCACGGTGCCTGCAGCGATCAAGGTGATAGGCGGGAAAAGCCATCCACGCCCCATCCGCATCGAGCAGCAGGTCAGCTACACCGCGGTATCAACGATATTGTCCCGAATGCTGGCCCAGAGCCCCTTCGGCGCGGACTACCGGCCAGAAAGCTATGCGCAGGACTTGCCCATCACGCCCTTCGTGTCGGAAAGCGCCAACTTCACGGTGATGCAGCGCGGCAACAACTACCTGCTGCAGCCAGGCGGCAGCGCCTGGAGCGACTACCCGATGTGAGCTACCAGAGAGACGGCGGTTCCGCCGGCGGCCAGAGCGCGGGCGGTTCGCTGCCGGCCCCCTCGCTCGACGCCGGAACCGCGGGCCTCGCTTCGCTCGCGGGCGCCGAAGCAAACAGCCGCCTCTCGCCCCGCCTCGCCCGAGCAAGATTGGCGCGGATGTCGGCCCGGTCCGGCGCGATCAGCAAAGCGCGCTCCAGCAGCAAGGCCGCCGTCGCCGCGTCGCCGCGCGCCGCCAGCAGCGTCGCCAGGCGATTGATCGCCTCCGGCTGATAGGGATGCCGCCAATACTCGACGCGCGCCTGAGCCAGCTCGGAACCGGACGTTTGCGCAGCGCCCCCCCCAGCGGCCAGCAACGCCGCGATCGCAATCCAGACTGGCGCGCCTCTCATCGTCAGAATCCGGAATACGGCTGCAGCGGCTCAACCGGGAACGGCAGTGTCAGCGACGCGCCGCCCGGCTGGTAGCGTAGATAAAACAGCAGCCGGCTGGGCTGGTAAAACTGGGAGTGCTGGATGTCCAGCATGCCGCCGAAAGCCAGGCTGGACGTGGCCTGGTACTCGAAAGCGCCGGTCAGCTCCGCCCCCCAGCCAGGCCCGGCGCTGGCGCTGAAAAACGGATCTCCGGCCTGGGCCTGCAAATCCGGCCGCGTGGGATAGAACGACGACGCATCCTCCCGGGCGCTGGAGACCGATGCGGAACCTCGCAGGAAATAACTCCAGCGCTCGCCGCGCGCGGCGTAGCGGACAGGAAAGGACAGCGAGTGGTAGCGCTGAGGGCTGTAATAGCCGCCTTGACCGAAGGTGAAACCGCCCAGGTTCTTCTGGTACCAGAAATTGACGGTGCTGGCGCCTAGCGTGACCAGCCGTGCAGGCTCGTCCACGACCCGCCAGTAAATGCCGGCCATCGCCGTCAATTTTCGGTTGCTGTCCACGTTCTCGCCGGTCAACTGCTGATAGGCGAAATTGGACCACACGCCGAAAGCCCCTCCCTTGTCATAGCCCAAGCTGCCTCCCGCGCCGGCCGCCGTCACGCCGCCCCAGGTTTGGCCGGTGTAAGAATCGCGCGCGCCGGCATAGCTGAGCAGCGAGCTGGTCAACGGTCGCCGCGCCAGCTCCAGCTTGTAGCTTAAATCGCCCAGCTCGCCTGAGCGACGCGCGCCGCCGACGATATTGGACACAGGAAAGCCCTGCGGCGCGACGCCGATATCGAAACGCCAGTTCTCGCTCTCATAGCCCGCGGCCAGGCCGACGCCGCTGGCGCTTTGCGAGCCGTAGGCGGCGGCGCAGGCTTGCGGACTGGATTGCGCGGCGCAGGCCGCCACGCTTCCGAAACGGTTCAGGGTGTAGTCGTTGCCTGGATCCAGATTCAGCGAGCCGGCGCGGATGTCGACCGCCTCGCCGCGGAGAAAGTACCGGCCGCCGCCCGGCTCGCCTTTCTCCAGAAGCAGAGGCGTCTGCCACATCGTCATCTGCGAGGTGCCGGGCGTGCCGTCGCGCGGGCTGCGATACAGCAAATCGACACCTTGCCACGCCTTCCAGCCCCGCGCGTCCAGCAACTCGGCGTAAGCCTGGTGCAAATCCTCACCCCGCGCCGGCGCGGCCGGCAATGGCCGCAACGGGCCGTCATCTCCGACGGCCTGCGGCGCGCCATCAGGCGCGAACCCCTGCGGAGCCGCCTTGCGCGCCGACGCCTCCAGCCCTTCCCGATATAGGGCCAGCGCCTGCCCTGGCTGACCCTGCGCCTGCGCGCGCTCTCCTGCCAGCAGGTAGACGCCCGGCTCGGTCTGCCCCTCGCCCCTCAGCCGCGCCAATTCGCCATCCACCCGGGTGGCGTCGCCCAGCGCCGCCGCCCGGCTCAATACACGCAGCGTGAAATCGACATCCCTGCCCGGCTTGGGGCTGAGCAAACTGTCCACGCCGGCGCGCGCCGCGCCCAACCGGCCGGCGCCGATATCGGCGTCGGCCAGACTCAGTCTGGCCTCGTCATTGTCAGGCTGCGCGGCCAGCGTCCTTTCCAAGCGCGCCCGCGCCGCATCCCAACGTTTGGCGGCCAAGTCCTCCTCCGCCAACGCCCGCTGCAGCCGAATATTGCCCGGCGCGGCTTTCTCCGCCTGGCTCAAGATATCGGCCGACTCATTCGCGCGTCCGGCTGCGCGCGCCAGCTCTGCCCGGGCCAGCGCCTGGTCGGCCAGCAGGCCATCCAACGTTTGCCCCTGCTCCGCGCTCATCGCCGCCCGGTTGCGAGCCGCCGCCGCCAAAACCGGCTCGGACTCCGTCAACCTGCCCTGCGCCATCAGCAAATCCGCGTATGCCAGTTCGGCGTCGGTGCTCGGCTGCGCCAGATACAACCGCTGCGACAGTTCCCTGGCCCTGTCAGGCTCGCCCAGCCGCAGCCAACCCTTGGCCACGTCGGCGAGTAGGCCCGCATCGTCCTCGAGGCTCGCCTCGGCCGCCTGCAAGCGCCGCCTCGCCTGCGCGCCGTCGCCGCGGGCGGATTCGGCGTCGGCCAACGCCATCGTTTGCCGCAGCCAGGCGCGGCGCTGCAACGCAGCCATGCCGGGGGTGCGCGCCGCCGGCGCCACCTTGTCCAGCGCGACCATCGCGGCCAGGTTGTCGCCGCGCTTCGACTCGAACAAGGCATAGGCATAAAGATTGGCGGGATCGGCGGTGGGCGCGTCGGCCAGCTCCCGCAGCAGCGCGCCGCCCTCGCCGCCTCGCCCTGTCGCCAACAGCGCGTTGGCCAATGCGTAGCGGTTCCATACGTTCTGCGGCTGCAGGCTCACCGCCTTGCGAAAATAAGGCAGCGCCGGCGCTGCCTGCCCCTTGTCCAGCCAGGCGTCGCCTTCCGCCCTCGCAACCTGGGCCTCCGCGCTGCGATAGGCTTCGCCCAGCCGCGCGCGCTGCGCCTCGGGGATGGCTGCCAACAGCGCGCCCGCGTCCTCGTACTTGCCTTGATCCAGATACACGCTGGTCAAACCGGCCAAAGCCGGCCCGTTGTCAGGCTTGCGCCGCAACGCCAGCCAGTAGTAA
This genomic window from Chromobacterium phragmitis contains:
- a CDS encoding cellulose synthase subunit BcsC-related outer membrane protein, with the translated sequence MAEADWHAARKNLPSARDYYWLALRRKPDNGPALAGLTSVYLDQGKYEDAGALLAAIPEAQRARLGEAYRSAEAQVARAEGDAWLDKGQAAPALPYFRKAVSLQPQNVWNRYALANALLATGRGGEGGALLRELADAPTADPANLYAYALFESKRGDNLAAMVALDKVAPAARTPGMAALQRRAWLRQTMALADAESARGDGAQARRRLQAAEASLEDDAGLLADVAKGWLRLGEPDRARELSQRLYLAQPSTDAELAYADLLMAQGRLTESEPVLAAAARNRAAMSAEQGQTLDGLLADQALARAELARAAGRANESADILSQAEKAAPGNIRLQRALAEEDLAAKRWDAARARLERTLAAQPDNDEARLSLADADIGAGRLGAARAGVDSLLSPKPGRDVDFTLRVLSRAAALGDATRVDGELARLRGEGQTEPGVYLLAGERAQAQGQPGQALALYREGLEASARKAAPQGFAPDGAPQAVGDDGPLRPLPAAPARGEDLHQAYAELLDARGWKAWQGVDLLYRSPRDGTPGTSQMTMWQTPLLLEKGEPGGGRYFLRGEAVDIRAGSLNLDPGNDYTLNRFGSVAACAAQSSPQACAAAYGSQSASGVGLAAGYESENWRFDIGVAPQGFPVSNIVGGARRSGELGDLSYKLELARRPLTSSLLSYAGARDSYTGQTWGGVTAAGAGGSLGYDKGGAFGVWSNFAYQQLTGENVDSNRKLTAMAGIYWRVVDEPARLVTLGASTVNFWYQKNLGGFTFGQGGYYSPQRYHSLSFPVRYAARGERWSYFLRGSASVSSAREDASSFYPTRPDLQAQAGDPFFSASAGPGWGAELTGAFEYQATSSLAFGGMLDIQHSQFYQPSRLLFYLRYQPGGASLTLPFPVEPLQPYSGF
- the bcsG gene encoding cellulose biosynthesis protein BcsG encodes the protein MSPPHAPAGPKPPLSQPPAGLGGWSLYFILKLLLEWKGSLSLHPLPNLAFALLLLLPLSKRWLRLARSALAWPAALALLYYDSWLPPPAALWQQLSELKGFSFSYLAELAGRVLTPQLLTGLTIALAGYLLMSRILRLGTLVMAALLFLCGRQLWQESRPALPIAAVTASAGAAYAAQTPDQQLDNFYRTEQQRQVNFQGPLADPGFDVLLLHVCSLSWDDLKAIGFDKHPLLDRFDIVFDHFNSAASYSGPAALRVLRASCGQPRHAALYESAPEQCFLFQDLARLGFKTELALNHDGSFDSFLQQVRHNGRMELPLTSQSGVPVGLRGFDSSPIYNDYAMLSRWLQLRMEDGSPHVATYYNSISLHDGNRIPEAPTLDTDASYKYRADHLFRDIGQFIDLLEREHRKTILLLVPEHGAALRGDKLQFSGLREIPSPGITTVPAAIKVIGGKSHPRPIRIEQQVSYTAVSTILSRMLAQSPFGADYRPESYAQDLPITPFVSESANFTVMQRGNNYLLQPGGSAWSDYPM